In Carbonactinospora thermoautotrophica, the genomic stretch GGATCAGCATCAGGTTCAGCACCACCAGGTCCGGGACCCGGCTCGCCACCTGGGAGACCGCCTCGGTCTCCGACGTCGCGGTCAGCACCTGCATCGCGCGCCGCTCCACCGACTCGCGGAACGCCGCCGCCACCTCGATGTTCGGCTCCACCAGCAGGATCCGCGGCGAGCCGGCCGCCGGATCGTTCGCGGTGAGGGCGCGCAGCAGGACCGCCGGGTCCGCCCCGTACGCGGCCTCGCGCGGCGCCTCCCCGAGCCCGGCCGTGATCACGAACGGCAGTTCCGTCTGGGCTGCCGCGCCGCGCAGCGACTGCAACGCGGTCCGTGTGATCGGGCCGGTCACCGGGTCGACGAACAGCGCCGTCGGCCGCATCGGCGCCTGCTCCAGCACCTCCTCACGGGTGCGCACGATCAGGTGCTGGTACCCGCGCGAGCCGAGCGCCTCCGCCGTGGCCTTGTCCGGCTCCGACCAGACCAGCAGCCGCTTCGCCAGCGCCGGCAGCGCCGACGCCGTGACCGGCACGCCCGTGGGTGGGGTCGGCGCCTCCGCCGCGATCGCGTCGTCCGCGGGCTGGCGTGGCCGCGGCGGGCCCGGCGTCTCCGCGGGCGCCTGCGCCATCGGCTCCGGCTTGGCGCGTCGGCGTCGACCGGCGGCGACCTCCGGGGGCGAGGTCGCCGCCGCGCCGCTCTGGACGGCCCGGCGGTTCGGCGCCGGCACGCTCGGCGTCTCCGGTTGTTCGATGGGCAGCTCCACCACGTAGGTGCTGCCGCGGCCCGGGATCGTCACCGCCCGGACCGTGCCGCCGTGGCCCTCGATGATGCCCCGCGCGATCGGCAGGTGCACCGCGCTGCCACCGATCGCCTGGCCGCGTACCTCGATCCGCGCGAAGTTACCGCGCCGGGCCGCCGCGACGATCACCGTCGACCCGGCCGGGCTGGACGAGGCCGCGTCGGCGATCAGGTGACTCAGCGCCTGCGTCATCCGTTCCTCGTCGACGAACACCTCCGCCGACGACGCCTGCACCGAGAACCCGACCCCGTTCAGCTCGGCCAGCTCCCCGTTGCGCTCGACCGCGACCTGGACCAGCTTCTCCAGGTCCGTCAGCCCCCGCTGGAGCGGTATCCGCCCGGCCTCCACGTGCTGGTACTCCAGGACGTCGTCCACCAGCCGCACCAGGCGCGCGGTCTCGCTGGTGAGCTGGTCGACCCAGCTCTGCGCCTTCGGTTGGTGCAGCCCGCCGGCCGACAGCTGCGCCAGCCGGTCCTGCACCGCCCGCAGCGGCTCGCGCAGCTCCTGCTCCAGGATCGAGATCAGCTCCTCGTTCCGGCGCGAGATCGACCGGATCTGGCTCTGGTCGGTGAACGTCATCACCGCGCCCACCAGCGTCTCACCCTCGTACACCGGCGCGGTCGACA encodes the following:
- a CDS encoding PAS domain-containing protein, whose translation is MTRRPVKDAARLAAILDALPDALLLVDRNGVVVNANAMAHEAFEIPGTVLVGTSLLDLIPGFERSRIPGAGRREGDPERTKPQRHTARRTDGTEFPVEVTSSNLPAKYGEDDLLLLVVRNLSEAVDVEVELRRQQRQTELILRAASEGIVGVDTEGRIVLANPAAARMLRYRASDLGGQDLHKLIHHSRVDGTPLPREECPVIDTLTTGRKRRLRDEVLWRRDGTPLTVEMSTAPVYEGETLVGAVMTFTDQSQIRSISRRNEELISILEQELREPLRAVQDRLAQLSAGGLHQPKAQSWVDQLTSETARLVRLVDDVLEYQHVEAGRIPLQRGLTDLEKLVQVAVERNGELAELNGVGFSVQASSAEVFVDEERMTQALSHLIADAASSSPAGSTVIVAAARRGNFARIEVRGQAIGGSAVHLPIARGIIEGHGGTVRAVTIPGRGSTYVVELPIEQPETPSVPAPNRRAVQSGAAATSPPEVAAGRRRRAKPEPMAQAPAETPGPPRPRQPADDAIAAEAPTPPTGVPVTASALPALAKRLLVWSEPDKATAEALGSRGYQHLIVRTREEVLEQAPMRPTALFVDPVTGPITRTALQSLRGAAAQTELPFVITAGLGEAPREAAYGADPAVLLRALTANDPAAGSPRILLVEPNIEVAAAFRESVERRAMQVLTATSETEAVSQVASRVPDLVVLNLMLIRRRRLGVVDWLRSHGRLGATPVVVYTLLGLDGIDLTRLRTGQSVLFLAERTTKGDVQRRLLELLDKLTT